A part of Primulina eburnea isolate SZY01 chromosome 10, ASM2296580v1, whole genome shotgun sequence genomic DNA contains:
- the LOC140804054 gene encoding probable inactive protein kinase At3g63330 isoform X6, whose product MFIDENKGQCVNSDSFSRFLGLLESIPFHYTGQNENAASDSRYILKKKFDRGAYGEVWLAFNLNISHVGEDGKWSHGDKNNFSSKDTLGACNEKLHRNSIVEDCNTTHSDENMFILKRIMVERGIAAYLSGLREKYFGEVFLNASCCIRGSLATEVSDFVWTKSVILEMEDSLNLEGIPLEEKRPHGVVYEEGLNHIARYVESFESRSNEIWLVFRHEGVSLSKLIYTAEEVVNNAGKERSEEGKRIQVLRPSKWWHWMKTTEEGKEEFRNIIWQLLLALKSCHDRNITHRDIKPENMVICFEDQDSGSCLQGSPNRDKSYTTKMRIIDFGSAVDDYTVKHLYGSVGPSSAEQTVDYAPPEAFLNVSWYKWPSSITVKYDMWSVGIVMLELILGSPNVFQINSITRVLLDQHLKGWNDNLKELAYKLRALMELCILIPGTSPILRQDFYTNDRGYNSPVPWKCSEEFFSDTIKGRDPLKIGFPNVLALRLFRDLLRWDPEDRVNVDDALRHPYFSQASGK is encoded by the exons atgtttattgatgaaaataaAGGTCAATGTGTGAACTCTGATAGTTTTTCCAGATTTCTCGGTTTGCTAGAATCTATTCCTTTTCATTATACTGGTCAAAACGAGAACGCGGCATCAGATTCTcg ATACATATTAAAGAAGAAGTTTGACCGTGGAGCATATGGAGAAGTTTGGCTTGCCTTCAATTTGAATATTTCTCATGTTGGGGAAGATGGAAAATGGAGCCATGgagataaaaataatttttccagCAAAGATACTTTAGGGGCATGCAATGAAAAGCTACATAGaaattcaattgttgaggattgCAACACCACGCATTCTGATGAAAATATGTTCATTTTGAAGAGGATAATG GTGGAAAGGGGAATTGCTGCTTACTTGAGCGGACTACGTGAGAAATACTTTGGCGAAGTTTTCTTAAATGCCTCTTGCTGTATTCGAGGTTCACTAGCTACAGAAGTATCAGATTTTGTCTGGACAAAATCAGTTATACTAGAAATGGAGGATTCTTTGAATCTCGAGGGTATCCCtctcgaggaaaagagaccacATGGAGTGGTCTATGAAGAAGGATTGAATCATATTGCTAGATATGTTGAGTCTTTTGAGTCACGTTCTAATGAAATATGGCTTGTATTTCGTCATGAAGGTGTGTCATTGTCAAAACTCATTTACACCGCTGAAGAAGTGGTAAACAATGCCGGCAAAGAAAGAAGTGAGGAGGGGAAGCGTATTCAGGTATTACGGCCATCAAAATGGTGGCATTGGATGAAGACAACGGAAGAAGGCAAAGAGGAATTTCGCAATATAATTTGGCAGTTG TTGTTGGCACTGAAGTCGTGCCATGATCGGAATATCACTCATCGGGATATTAAACCTG AAAACATGGTCATTTGCTTTGAAGATCAGGACTCTGGAAGTTGTTTGCAAGGAAGCCCCAATAGAGATAAGAGCTACACAACAAAAAT GCGCATTATTGACTTTGGTAGTGCAGTGGATGATTACACTGTGAAGCATCTTTATGGATCTGTTGGGCCTTCTAG CGCTGAACAAACTGTCGATTATGCTCCACCAGAAGCTTTTCTAAATGTGAGTTGGTACAAATGGCCGTCGAGCATCACAGTGAA GTATGACATGTGGAGTGTTGGCATTGTGATGTTGGAGTTGATTTTAGGATCGCCAAATGTGTTTCAGATAAATTCTATAACACGTGTACTTTTAGATCAGCACCTGAAAGGTTGGAATGATAACTTGAAAGAGCTTGCTTACAA ACTTAGAGCTCTCATGGAATTGTGCATCTTAATTCCTGGGACTTCTCCAATTCTTCGTCAAGATTTTTATACAAATGATCGA GGTTACAATTCACCTGTTCCTTGGAAGTGCTCTGAAGAATTCTTTTCTGATACAATAAAGGGTAGAGATCCTCTTAAAATAGG GTTTCCAAATGTCTTGGCATTGCGTTTATTTCGAGATTTGTTGCGTTGGGATCCG GAGGACAGAGTCAATGTTGATGATGCCCTTCGACATCCTTACTTTTCACAAGCTTCCGGAAAATGA
- the LOC140803549 gene encoding vicilin Cor a 11.0101-like, translating to MSTKESFCLAVFALLLVSAFGVKDPELKQCKHQCKVQQQFDERQREACVRRCEECSRQKQEREHGGGGHGSYGEEDQYWNRESPIERLRECVKGCETQRGQQRERCQSSCQKEYEKERERYEGNERQEEEEGEEKQQHEENPYVFKDHHFVTGPQTQHGRVRILQKFTDRSKKLFRGIENYRLAIYEADPLTFVVPNHWDAEALVFVAKGKGTASLVTKDRRESFNIKEGDILRIKAGTTAYLINRDQNERLVLANLMQPVSTPGNFEAFYGAGGENPESFYRVFSNEILEAAFNVRRDKIEKLFGQQRQGAILKVSREQIQGMSHHEEGGIWPFGGGESKGTFNIYEQHPTHANQFGQLYEVDSSHLRFLQDLDVAVTLTNISRGAMTALYYNSRATKICVVKDGAGFYEMACPHMKSLQSQNHHEGSSQREQPGSRRESSDTPRYQKISSRLKRGTVVVVPAGHPFVAVASNNQNLQLMCFVVHANDNEKHALAGKRNVINKLERGAKELAFGVPEREVDQVFRSQEEEFFFKGPRQQARDFSDM from the exons ATGAGTACCAAAGAGAGCTTCTGTTTGGCGGTCTTTGCATTGTTGCTTGTTTCAGCGTTCGGGGTTAAAGACCCGGAGCTGAAGCAGTGCAAGCACCAGTGCAAAGTCCAGCAACAATTCGACGAGAGGCAGAGGGAAGCGTGCGTGAGGCGCTGCGAAGAATGTAGTAGACAGAAACAGGAAAGGGAGCACGGCGGTGGTGGCCATGGCTCTTATGGTGAAGAGGATCAGTACTGGAACCGCGAGAGCCCGATCGAGCGGCTGCGTGAGTGTGTGAAGGGCTGCGAAACTCAACGAGGCCAGCAAAGAGAACGCTGCCAGAGTAGCTGCCAGAAAGAATACGAGAAAGAGAGAGAAAGGTACGAAGGAAATGAGAGACAGGAGGAGGAAGAAGGAGAAGAGAAGCAGCAACACGAGGAAAATCCTTACGTGTTCAAGGATCACCATTTTGTCACCGGGCCGCAGACCCAACACGGCCGCGTTCGCATCCTGCAGAAATTCACCGACAGGTCAAAGAAACTCTTCCGAGGCATCGAGAATTATCGTTTGGCGATTTATGAAGCTGATCCTCTTACTTTCGTTGTTCCTAATCATTGGGATGCCGAAGCTCTGGTTTTTGTTGCAAAAG GAAAGGGAACAGCAAGCTTAGTGACGAAAGACAGGAGGGAAAGTTTCAATATCAAAGAAGGTGATATACTGAGGATCAAAGCGGGGACTACTGCTTATCTTATCAATAGGGATCAGAATGAAAGACTCGTTCTAGCGAACCTGATGCAGCCAGTTTCGACTCCTGGTAATTTTGAG GCTTTTTACGGCGCTGGAGGGGAGAATCCAGAATCATTCTACAGGGTCTTCAGCAATGAAATACTGGAAGCCGCAttcaat GTGAGAAGAGATAAGATAGAAAAGTTATTTGGGCAGCAGAGGCAGGGTGCGATATTGAAGGTTTCCAGGGAGCAAATCCAGGGAATGAGCCACCACGAGGAGGGCGGAATCTGGCCGTTTGGCGGTGGAGAATCGAAGGGCACTTTCAATATATATGAGCAACACCCGACTCATGCCAACCAATTTGGACAGCTCTATGAAGTGGATTCTAGCCATCTCAGGTTTCTACAAGACCTTGATGTTGCTGTTACTTTAACCAACATCTCCAGG GGTGCAATGACGGCTCTATACTACAACTCGAGGGCAACAAAGATCTGTGTAGTAAAAGACGGAGCAGGCTTCTACGAAATGGCGTGTCCTCACATGAAGTCTCTGCAGTCACAGAACCACCACGAAGGCAGCAGCCAGCGCGAGCAGCCAGGCTCCCGCCGTGAGTCCAGCGACACCCCCAGGTATCAGAAAATCAGCTCCCGCCTGAAACGCGGCACTGTGGTGGTTGTACCAGCAGGTCATCCTTTCGTGGCTGTGGCCTCAAACAATCAGAATCTGCAGCTCATGTGCTTTGTAGTCCACGCCAATGACAACGAAAAACACGCACTCGCAG GGAAGAGAAACGTGATTAATAAGCTAGAGAGAGGGGCAAAGGAACTGGCTTTTGGGGTTCCAGAAAGAGAAGTAGATCAAGTGTTCAGGAGCCAAGAAGAGGAGTTCTTCTTCAAGGGACCTCGCCAGCAGGCCCGTGACTTTTCTGATATGTGA
- the LOC140804056 gene encoding LOW QUALITY PROTEIN: type I inositol polyphosphate 5-phosphatase 4-like (The sequence of the model RefSeq protein was modified relative to this genomic sequence to represent the inferred CDS: deleted 1 base in 1 codon) yields MRDGNSKKSKFSLPKTLVKKWFNIKAEPEDFHADDIINGGVDEEWRSNFSERVPFTTKKSKKEKSNRLNADRLQRNKIDLDVSQITDVHNYRIFVATWNVAGKSPPSYLNLEEWLHSSPPADIYVLGFQEIVPLNAGNVLGAEDNGPAKIWLALVRRTLNSLPGSSDSYRTPSPVPYPIIESDDDFEGSNGEQGSDFSHRRSFQSLSRSMRMMENDILLQQPRHDRRFSVCDHVIYGHKPSDYYDPKVGDVSSDDENDLGELPCTHCYSPLSYSGYEPIEYRDRNSGQARYCLAASKQMVGIFLTVWIRRDLRDAVNNLKVSCVGRGLMGYLGNKGSISISMSLHQTSFCFICSHLTSGEKEGDEQRRNSDVMEILRKTRFPRVHGMGNENSPQTILEHDRIIWLGDLNYRIALSYRCAKALVEMRNWRALLENDQLRIEQRQGRVFAGWNEGKIYFPPTYKYSNNSDRYAGEDMHPKEKRRTPAWCDRILWHGRGLQQMSYVRGESRFSDHRPVYSIFLAEVESINQCRMKKSTSYSSARVEVEELLPYSFEYAPYDQPNFF; encoded by the exons ATGAGAGATGGAAACTCCAAGAAAAGCAAG TTTTCATTGCCCAAGACTCTAGTCAAGAAATGGTTCAACATCAAG GCAGAGCCTGAAGATTTTCATGCTGATGACATCATCAATGGAG GTGTTGATGAAGAATGGAGGAGCAACTTCTCAGAGAGGGTGCCATTCACAACCAAGAAAAGCAAAAAAG AGAAATCGAACAGACTAAACGCTGATCGGCTGCAACGGAATAAGATTGATCTTGATGTCTCCCAAATTACAGATGTACACAACTATAG GATCTTTGTGGCAACATGGAATGTGGCTGGAAAATCACCACCTAGTTATTTGAATCTTGAAGAATGGCTACATAGTTCACCTCCTGCTGATATCTATGTTCTTGG gtTTCAAGAAATTGTCCCATTAAATGCCGGTAATGTTTTGGGCGCCGAAGACAATGGCCCTGCTAAAATATGGCTAGCACTGGTTCGAAGAACTCTGAACAGTCTTCCCGGAAGTAGTGACAGTTATCGCACGCCTTCCCCTGTTCCTTATCCAATAATTGAATCAGATGATGACTTTGAAGGATCAAATGGTGAACAGGGTTCCGATTTCTCCCACCGTCGCTCTTTCCAATCATTGAGCCGAAGTATGAGAATGATGGAAAATGACATTTTGCTGCAACAACCTAGACATGATCGCCGGTTCAGTGTATGTGATCATGTGATATATGGGCATAAACCAAGTGATTATTATGATCCAAAAGTTGGTGATGTTTCCTCTGACGACGAAAACGATCTTGGTGAATTGCCTTGTACTCATTGTTACTCACCTCTCTCTTACAGTGGTTATGAGCCAATAGAATATCGAGATCGAAATTCAGGGCAGGCAAGATATTGTTTAGCTGCAAGCAAACAAATGGTCGGGATTTTCCTTACGGTGTGGATAAGGAGGGACCTAAGAGATGCTGTTAATAATCTGAAGGTGTCTTGTGTGGGCAGAGGATTGATGGGATATCTTGGAAACAAG GGTTCGATTTCAATTAGCATGTCATTGCACCAAACAAGCTTCTGCTTCATTTGTAGCCATCTAACTTCTGGAGAGAAGGAGGGTGACGAGCAGCGAAGAAACTCAGATGTCATGGAGATTTTGAGGAAAACAAGGTTTCCCCGGGTTCATGGAATGGGAAATGAGAACTCCCCTCAAACTATTCTTGAGCATGA TCGAATTATATGGCTCGGTGACTTGAACTATAGAATCGCTCTTTCTTACCGATGTGCAAAGGCTCTAGTAGAGATGCGAAATTGGAGAGCTTTGTTAGAAAACGACCAG CTGCGCATAGAGCAAAGACAAGGGCGTGTTTTTGCCGGATGGAATGaaggaaaaatttatttccctCCTACATACAAGTATTCAAATAACTCCGACCGATATGCCGGTGAGGACATGCATCCGAAAGAGAAACGGAGAACACCTGCgtg GTGTGATAGGATATTGTGGCATGGCCGTGGCCTCCAACAAATGTCGTATGTCCGTGGAGAGTCCAGATTTTCGGATCATAGGCCTGTATACAGTATATTTCTAGcagaagttgagtctatcaacCAGTGCCGAATGAAGAAAAGCACGAGTTATTCGAGTGCTAGAGTTGAGGTCGAAGAGTTGCTGCCATATTCATTTGAATATGCGCCATATGATCAACCGAATTTCTTCTAA